The genomic interval TCAATTGAAGTGGTTTTCATTTGAGAGGGAAAGATAAAGTTCaagtgagagggagtctcacaaaTTAAGAGGGGGAGCCTAAGAAGTTATTCACTAATATTAATacttaggaggagcctaagtCACTGCGAGAGAGAGTCTTACATCTAGAGGGAGCCTAGGTGAATAATTGAGAGATCAAGCTTTATGGGGGTCGATGTAATCAAGTTGTAATAACAAATAAAGTTCTACATCATAAttgtttatcatttatattagtgaagttatctTTCCTAGGTACACTACCTTCCAGACGGCTCCCCAGACGTAGGTGATATTCACCGAACTTGGTTACCAATCTCTGATGTTCCTTTTTTATATGTTGTTTTCGTTTGTTTAATGTCCTATGAAATGCTATAACATTATTTATAACATCGTCAAGCGTATATTGTAGGTATCCTCTTCTTAATTTTAgatccaaaaacaaaattaggatcggataaaaaaatgaatcaaaagaGACCAACTTGAGGGTAGATCTGACAATATTTACGGAATAGATAAACTACTTATTTTATTACTAAATGATTTTGAGATGGaatcttatattattaaatataaatatgtagAATAAGTGAAAGCTCAAATTCAGCTCCAGAtactttattctattttttttttttttttctatagaaAGTACAGAACCAAAAAAGTAGCAAGCCAACTTGTAATAAAGTAAAAATCGAAGGATTAAACACATGGATTATTTGagacaaaaaaatatatgaagCCTTGCAAAGCATGGAGTCTCAAGGACTCAACCGTAATTTTCTCTCATCGGACAACATTTTAGCAAATTCAGCAAGAGCTTCTTCATTGGTTCCTTCGCCATCAAGTGGTTCAAACTTTCCAGATTCCAAATTTACCCTTGACAGTGGTTTCTTTAGCAAATTCTCTCCCACATAGATTAGGTTTAGTAAATTCTCGTCGGTGGCAATGTCCACAGATGATATGTCACCACTCAATGTGTCATCCTGTGTGTACAAATCCAAAAACGATAACGCCCTCAACTAAGAGTTGTCAggtcttttatatttttttaaaaaattattaaattttttttttttataggtgCCGTtgtgtttttatcttttgtttctttttccaaaatttggttcgtaattatattttaaagtttgtgGATGgctatttattaatttgttcttctaaatttatttttttattaaagcaAAAAATGAAGGTTTAATTTGTTTTCACCCAATTAAATCCTTAAAGTTGTAATTTTTCTGTCCATAAAGCTAGAAGCTAATGCAGAAATGGTGTTAAATGTgtattccaaaggtgttcttttaggcaaaaaataataattaaaaaataaacgatTTTTAGAAacttatgtttgtttttttttctaaatcttttttttttaaaaaaatgttaaactcTAAATCGAAatctatgtttttaaaaattacagtTCAACCacatgatttttaatttttaattttttaaaattaagtttataaacactacttaaTACTTCTACCTTAAAATTTCTTTGCTATGTAATCTACTTTTTGTAACGTTTTAAAAAACCAtggcaaattttgaaaaaacgtAAAAAAATTACCACCTCGTTTGgtaacaatttgattttcaagttttactttttgaaaatttagcttataaacattataaacatctcttccacctctaaattttttgctttgtaatctactttttaccaaaattttcaaaaactaagtcaaatgttaaaagctaaaaaaattagtttttaaaatttatttttgtttctagaaTTTTGCTcataattcaactcttttacttaaaaaaaaaaaagagtaccATTGCAtgaaattaagagaaattcggcttaattttcaaaagtcaaacactaaataattaccaaataggcttgttttcaaaattttgtttttatttttggaatataATAAAAGAATTCACATGTTTGTTTAAGAAGCACGATTGAAAACTATTCCAGATATTTtgtataaaaagttaaaaataagtttatatttcaaaaatcaaatagttatcaaataataTCTTCATTTCTAAGTAGATAgtagatagttttttttttaggtaaaaGTAATgttgatagttttttttttttttttttggtaaaagtaatatttataaaattaaaaatttttaaaaatcaaataattaccaaattaaacagtaaaaacaagaaataaaattataatgaaaGAAGGGTCTATAGCTATGAAAATGCTCCAAAAAAGTATATACCTGAATGCGAAGATAATTTTTATGACAATGATCAGATTGGAAAATGCTAGCAATATGATAGTCCACCATATCAGCACTTGCATCACTGAAAATATCAACAATAGGTGTTGCTCCACTATGGTAAACCCAATCAAGCATACCCCATTTGGAAGCTGTAGCTGCACTATACTTCTCATCATTTTTAGGTGCACCAGTCCCTAAAGACAGAACCAACATCCTTTTTGTTTCCATGGGTTTTATCTTGAAAAGTTCACTTCTATGTCTCAAGATGCTCATCTCTTTTGTCACATGAGTCATTGCAGCTAATGTCTACAAATCAATTAAAAAGCATAGcataaaattagtaaaaaaaaaaattgctttaTACATTTACGGCATGCTTGACCTAAGTAGTAGAGTTGAGAGGAGCAGAGTTGTTAACTTCACTCATTGTTTAGACTCGAGAAGTTTGTGAATCCCATGACTAAAAATATCAATTCCATGGTTGTTAAATTCCTTACACTGAGGGTCCCACGACTTAACAACTCTCTCCACACTAATCAACCTCATCCTAGGTTCCAAATGCTAATGGTATGAacaatataatatagtaaatgAGAAATTTACTGGATTATTAGCTGCGACTCCACCATCAACCATATCAAAGTTACGAACATTTCCCTTGAAATCCTTTGTTTGAAATTCATGGCCAGGTAAGAAAGTTGGTGCAGCTGAGGTACTAATGCAGACATCAGCTAGTCTTGGATTCTTTAACTCACTGCATTTTGCCTAACATCATCCAATCATTATTagttcaatttggaaattaaaaagaatgatATTATAATATCAAATAGTTTTAAGAAATATTTCATACATCTAGTGTAGTAAAAATCACAGGTTGGAGAAGTTTGATGTCAAAAGCAGGGATAACTACTTGTGTTAATGTTTGCTTAAGTGTTATATCTCCTAGCAATCCATTTATCAATGACCTCAAGTATAGTCCATCATATTTTGGCCCCATAACTTTGCCAAAAAAATTCACCACAGAACATAGGAAATAGCTgtattcacaaaaaaaaaaaaaaaaaaaaaaacacttatttAGTCCAGGGACACTAATGAAAAGTAGCACAGTGAAAATCTgatgagaaaaaagaaagagacaaACTTTCTTTGTGGGAAGATTTTTTGTGCATGTTCTATATAGAAAAGGGCAAGATCACTCGCAGCATATAGAGGTCGATTATTCTTGTCAGGAGCTGTAAGCATAGAGGTGACCAAACCACCTGTACTTGTACCAGCAATTACATCGAAGTAATCTGCTATTCTCACATCTGGGCCGTCCAATTCCTACTCAAAAGTGA from Benincasa hispida cultivar B227 chromosome 10, ASM972705v1, whole genome shotgun sequence carries:
- the LOC120088860 gene encoding patatin-like protein 2, with protein sequence MVADFGKGKRITILSVDGGGIRGIIPSIILAFLESKLQELDGPDVRIADYFDVIAGTSTGGLVTSMLTAPDKNNRPLYAASDLALFYIEHAQKIFPQRNYFLCSVVNFFGKVMGPKYDGLYLRSLINGLLGDITLKQTLTQVVIPAFDIKLLQPVIFTTLDAKCSELKNPRLADVCISTSAAPTFLPGHEFQTKDFKGNVRNFDMVDGGVAANNPTLAAMTHVTKEMSILRHRSELFKIKPMETKRMLVLSLGTGAPKNDEKYSAATASKWGMLDWVYHSGATPIVDIFSDASADMVDYHIASIFQSDHCHKNYLRIQDDTLSGDISSVDIATDENLLNLIYVGENLLKKPLSRVNLESGKFEPLDGEGTNEEALAEFAKMLSDERKLRLSP